The following coding sequences lie in one Bifidobacterium sp. ESL0690 genomic window:
- a CDS encoding response regulator transcription factor: MKTAIVDDDPIVCSSLTTILEAVNAAEVLWTANDGEAAIAKYFGDPADRPDVLLIDIQMPGVDGLEAARRILARDKAARILFLTTFDDKEYIDQAIALGAKGYLIKQDASSVGPALQAVMAGQVVLGAQVLGKLSAAASATSRSEAGDNTRMNTSFTARERDIPRDVPSNAPLKDVINVPTSAFSTLSARERDIASLVAQGLDNHDIAAQLYLSEGTVRNRITDILTKLCLANRTQLAIAWLNAGQH, translated from the coding sequence GCCGCAGAGGTGTTATGGACCGCGAATGACGGCGAAGCGGCAATAGCCAAATATTTTGGCGACCCAGCAGACAGACCCGACGTGCTCTTGATTGATATCCAGATGCCCGGCGTCGACGGTCTGGAAGCCGCACGGCGAATCCTAGCGCGTGACAAGGCCGCCCGTATCCTTTTCCTCACCACCTTCGATGATAAGGAATACATCGATCAGGCCATCGCGCTGGGAGCCAAAGGCTACCTCATCAAGCAGGATGCGTCTTCCGTAGGCCCTGCGCTTCAGGCGGTAATGGCCGGTCAGGTCGTACTCGGCGCACAAGTGCTCGGCAAACTATCCGCAGCCGCTTCAGCAACCAGTAGAAGTGAAGCCGGAGACAACACCCGCATGAACACGTCATTCACAGCCCGCGAACGTGACATCCCTAGAGATGTCCCATCGAACGCACCCCTGAAAGACGTTATCAATGTGCCCACTTCAGCGTTCTCAACATTGAGCGCTCGCGAACGCGACATCGCCAGTTTGGTCGCCCAAGGCCTTGATAACCACGACATCGCCGCCCAGCTCTACCTAAGCGAAGGCACCGTCCGCAACCGTATCACCGACATTCTCACCAAGCTCTGCCTCGCCAACCGCACCCAACTGGCCATAGCCTGGCTCAACGCCGGTCAGCACTGA